The nucleotide window TCTTTACAACATTATTAATTTCTAATAAATTACTCATTGGCTTTTTAATTAATTGAATTCAAAAAGAAAACTCTTCTTACAAACTTACATATTTTAATTAGTAAAGAAAACATAGATAATGTTACAAATAAATAAAATGTTAAATTTACTATGCATGCATAACTTTTTTTAAATTTACTATGCATGCATAGTAAATTTTTATATCTTTGATGTCATGGATAAAAATAAATCTATAGATCATCAATTACGAGCAACTTGGCAAGCAGTTGCAAAAATGTATAATGAACAAGCTACAAACTATAGTAGTACAATGTCTATGGCATTTGTTTTACTTACTATAGACAAAGATAAAGGTACACCAAGTACTGCATTAGGGCCTTTAATGGGTATGGAACCAACAAGTCTTTCTAGAATTTTAAAATCAATGGAAGAAAAAGGTGCAATTTCTAGAGAAAAAAACCCAGATGATGGTAGAAGTGTAATTATTAAACTTACAGATTATGGTTTAGAAATGCGTAAGTT belongs to Polaribacter dokdonensis and includes:
- a CDS encoding MarR family winged helix-turn-helix transcriptional regulator — encoded protein: MDKNKSIDHQLRATWQAVAKMYNEQATNYSSTMSMAFVLLTIDKDKGTPSTALGPLMGMEPTSLSRILKSMEEKGAISREKNPDDGRSVIIKLTDYGLEMRKFSKSHVYQFNNVVREYVTEDELESFFKVMVTINKLIAEKKIFEPINQDK